From a single Octopus sinensis linkage group LG5, ASM634580v1, whole genome shotgun sequence genomic region:
- the LOC115211717 gene encoding tropomyosin Tod p 1.0102, whose product MDRDTYLKKVQAIRVAKETAMDKVEVIEEKLKSTETERGRLDEELNWLQKKYSNMEKELDTVNNDLSKAQDMMHYAEERVSECDTEIQNLQRRIQMLELQLERSDEALSVKKTEEVTNQEKLKEAELRATNAERTVTKLEEDLEKMEVSLNEEKDKYNQLIKDLDDAYNDVALY is encoded by the coding sequence ATGGATCGTGACACATATCTGAAAAAAGTCCAGGCCATCAGAGTGGCCAAAGAAACTGCTATGGACAAGGTGGAGGTCATTGAGGAAAAACTGAAGTCCACCGAGACCGAAAGAGGCCGCTTGGATGAGGAACTGAACTGGTTACAAAAGAAATATTCTAACATGGAGAAAGAACTGGATACTGTGAACAATGACCTGTCTAAAGCCCAGGACATGATGCACTACGCCGAAGAAAGAGTTAGCGAGTGTGATACAGAGATCCAGAACTTGCAAAGGAGGATACAAATGTTGGAGTTACAACTTGAGAGAAGTGATGAAGCTTTGTCTGTGAAAAAGACCGAAGAAGTAACAAACCAGGAGAAGCTGAAGGAAGCCGAGTTGAGGGCAACAAACGCCGAACGAACGGTGACCAAACTGGAAGAAGATCTGGAGAAAATGGAAGTCTCATTGAACGAAGAGAAGGATAAATATAACCAACTCATTAAAGATTTAGACGATGCTTACAACGATGTAGCATTGTATTAA